GTACGATCCACTCTAGTTATTGGTattggtaaaatccactatcgatCAGCctctattttaaaacatgaatggaATAACCACTGGTCAGTAAATGATTCAAATATGCCCAATGCagctaattatatttgtatttgtatatttgtaaattTTAACCCATTGTTTAAGTGCATTAGAGTAATGGAGCAAGCTGTGTAATATAATGGTGGAAATATCATATCTATTATTATTCTCTTTTACAGCTCACCACCGACTTCAACTTTATCGAGCTGTGTGTCAATGAAAAGTGACTATTCAATGGACCATCCTCCAATAAAGTTGCAGGAAGAATCATCAAGCATTCCCAGGTAAGACTATAAGATGTTCTATTAGGACAAGCGCTAGGTTCACAGCCTGTACGGTTCTGCATGTAATTTTCAAATTGGGCTACATAAACCGGATCTTTTATAAAGCAACCAGCTTCAGCAAAACTTCAAATGAAAGTTTATCACATTTTGATAAAATGTCAACCTTCTGAActgatcattataatagaatGTCTTATTTATCACCTCATATCTCAACCAAAAAAATTGGTCAAAACTGGGTCTATGTGTGAAagacaatatatatatgtgtgtgtgtgggtgtgtgcatatttatgtatatttacatatacatatagatatttacatataaacacatatatatatatatatatatatatatatatatatatatatatatatatatatatatatatatataaataatggttttaattgtcttttaaacagagagagagagagagagagagagagagagagagagagagagaaattgttcTGAATGTAGAGATCactttattagagagacagcgcatgtaggacgttaaagttatttttgttaaaggaagacatgcaggtagttgggttgaaataggcagatgtagaggacaggggggggtatggagacagatgatctgctgtttcggcgacccctaatggaagaagccgaaagaagaagaagaagatatttcATTGatgttgtttaatatttatgtcaatattaatattttaatgtaatctaTTGCTCTCTTTATCTCCCTCTGAACACATTAAATAATACagcaaataatatttgttttaagtgTAACTTATTgttcctatttatttttttttttttttgagaaattaaGCAAATTGAgcagtttctctctcttatatCAACCTTGTTTTACAGGGTACAACCGACTTCTACTTTATCAAGCTGTGTGTCAATGAAAAGTGACAATTCAATGAATCCTCCACTGAAGTTTCATGAAGAATTATCGAGCAGGTAAGACTATAAGGACAATTTTAATAGCAGAAGAGTTAGGTTCATAGCCTATACTGATTTACACAATTTGCACATGTGGCTAGATCCTGAGATCTGGAATATAGTAAACAGCTCAAGCAAAATTTAATGTTGTTCCtgattttttatgaaatatacaCACTTCAAAACTTTTCAATATAAACTTACTATTATAATCACACCTTATTTGTTAGTGATATTAACACCATAGATATACCAAATATCCAGATCAAGAATGGATATAACTTTTTGGAAAGATAAAATTCTgctgatatttaaatatttaattatgagCATTTTATTTTGACAGTTAAATACTTGCTTATGagagtagatagatagatagatagatagatagatagatagatagatagatagatagatagacagacagacagacagacagacagacagacagacagacagacagacagacagacagattagaAATGTGACCATCTGTGATACattcaaatataatattttaaggttttattttcaCAGCATAAAAATAAGCTGTCTGTCAATAAATGATGATAATTCAATGGAACCACCACCAAAGTTGCAAAGTGAAACATCTCAACTGCCCAGGTAAGACTAAGATATTCAAGgcttacacacatgtacaaagCTTTTAAAGATGCGTCACACCTAAAAAACACCAGCAGAAGAAGATAAATGATAACATTTGTAAATACAAACAATTTAGTTCCATTAAAGTTGTTACAGATACACAGAGAACACATCATTATTTGAACACTACCAATGTCTATTCAAGAAGATCCAAGAAGAAACATGACACACATCAGCACTCAGATAtggttatttttaaagattattttaaaattattaaggattttttattattattatttctatttggtCATATTATAGGTGCTCCAAATTTCCTGACAAAGAAATATGCATGAAATTAAAATCCAGTCTAAAGAATCGATTCCAGCAGTTACCTGATGGACTACAAAGGTATGGACATTCAACACTACTCTctgagatctacacagagcttTACATTACAGAAGGAGGAAGTGGAGAAGTAAATAATGAACATGAGGTGAGACAGATTGAGACAGCATCAAGACTTTACCAGTTAGCAGACGACAAGCCAATTAAATGCAATGACATCTTCAAACCTATACAAGAACATAGAGTAATTAGGACTGTAATGACAAAGGGAGTTGCAGGcattggaaaaacagtctctgtgcagaaaTTCATTCTGGACTGGGCCGAAGGCACCGCAAATCAGGATGTCCACTTCATATTCCCACTTCCCTTTAGGGAGCTTAACTTGGTGAAGAACCAACACTTCAGTCTGGATGATTTGGTTCACTATTTCTTTCCAGAGCTGAAAGAAATAAAGTTTACAAATGTAACCAAccacaacattgtgtttatttttgatgGTCTGGATGAACATCGTTTTTTGCAGGATTTTCATAACAGTATGATTGTAAGTGAGGCAAATATACCTACCTCAATTGATGTTTTACTGACCAACCTCATCAAGGGGAATCTCCTTCCTGCTGCACTCATTTGGATAACCACTAGACCAGCAGCAGCTAGTCAAATTCCTTATGAATGGATAAGTCAGGTCACTGAGATCCGAGGATTTAATGACCCTCAAAAGGAAGAGTACTTAAGGAAGTACATCAGAGATGAAACCCTGGCCAATGATGTCATCAATCATTTAAAGTTGTCAAGGAGCCTTTATATTATGTGCCATATACCAGTGTTTTGTTGGATTTCAGCAACTGTTTTAGAGAAGATGTTAAAAGAAGCAGAAGGTAAAGCAATTCCTAAAACACTGACTCAGATGTACACACATTTTCTCATAATTCAGACTTGCATtcgaaagaaaaaatataatgagaCTCAGCAGCGTGATGAAATAGAGATGATTGTTAAATTAGGAGAGCTTGCTTTCAAGCAGTTGATAAAAGGAAATTTGATTTTCTACGAGGAAGACCTGAAGGAGTGCAGCATCAATGTGAGGGATGCAGTCCTACACTCTGGGGTTTGCACACGAATCATCAAAAAGGACTCTGAACTTCTCTATAATAAAGGAAACGTCTACTGCTTTGTACATTTAAGCATCCAAGAACACCTTGCAGCTTTGTATGTGCACGTTACCTTCAGCAACGGGAACAAAACTGTGCTTACGCAGTGGAGTCCGACAAGGTGCGCTATTTCCTTTCCGTGTCCATCCCTAACCGACCTTCACAAGAGTGCTGTGGACAAAACCTTGCAATGTAAAAGTGGGGAGTTTGACCTGTTTCTCCGCTTTCTTCTTGGCATCTCTCTGGAAAGTAACCAGACTCTTCTGCAAGAGCTGTTGCCACAGATATCACCGTGCGGTTCCCAAAGTGTTCAAGACACAATTGAATACATCAAGATCCGGCTCAGGATGAACCTTAATCCAGAAAAGTTTATCAACCTGTTTCATTGCCTAAATGAACTCAATGATTTTTCTTTAGAGGAGGAGATACAAAACTTACAGAAATCCAGGCTTCTTGCCAAGACAAAGCTTTCCCCTTCACAGTGGgctgctctggtgtttgtgttgctgACCTCAGGAAATGCACTAGATGTCTTTGACCTGAGAAAATACAGCATGGACAAAACTGATGAATGCCTTCATAGAATGCTGCCTGTTGTGATGGCGTCCAGAACAGCTGAGTAAGATTTTGTGCCATGAAATTTGATTCTAATaattttcaaaaaatatatatttttttgtactaGCTTTGTCTCCTGCTTTGTCTTCCAGGGTCAGAAACTGTAACCTTGTAAATAAAGGCTTTCAAGCTCTGGCTTCAGCCCTTAGCTCGAAGTCTTCGTGCCTGAGGGAACTGAAACTCAGTGGTAATGTTTTGCATCAGTCTGGGATACAAATTATTTCTGAAGGTCTTCAGTGTCCACACTGTAAACTGGAAATTTTGGAGTAAGCTCATCATGTTTTgaacaaataattataatagttatacatttttaatcaataTTACATTGTGCCGTACATTGCGCTGTAGATGGTGCCTTTATTGTGATgtaaaaaactgcattttttataCTAGAACAGAAAAAATGGCTTTATGCTCCTTTGTCTATagtcttaatttatttttgttttattacaggTTGTCTGATTGTCAAATTCAAGCAGAAGACTGGATATCCCTTTTTTCAGCTCTTGATTCCAACCCTTCACACCTGAGACATCTTGATCTGAGCTTCAATCCCCTGCATGAAGCAGGAACATCTCACCTCTCTAACGCTCTGCAAAATCCTCACTGTAGGCTAGAGACATTAAAGTGAGTGCTAGATCATACTTTTAAACGGACATTCAtcaagtattttatttacacaaactgattttatttatgacAAAACCTACAATATGTCAACAGGCTTTATAGCTGTCAAATAAACAGTCAAAGCTGTGCAAACCTGGCTGCAGGGCTGAAGAATAACTCCAGCCTGATTGAGTTGGATTTGAGTAAAAATATGCTCAAGCCCAATGGAATACGATGTCTCTCAGCATTCCTGAAGAATCCTTCCTGTAAAGTGAAGGTTCTAAGGTAGTGGATTtgtctaaaacattttttaccaaATTGTAATATTCAGAATAAATGTTTACCTTCAGGACTTAATATGTGTAATTTCGTATTTGTGTCTCAGAAATGCATTACATAAGTAAAAAACTCTGATATCCTGTGTGTTAGAGTCATGTGTTAAAGtgttaaaaatctaaaaaggACCCATGTGCTAACGTATCACATACTGTATCTTCTTGTGCCCACATACAGCTTAGCAGACTGTGGCATCACCAGTGCTGGCTGCGGGTACTGTCTAATGCTCTAAATGCAAACCCTTCTCACCTGAGGGAGCTAAGTCTGAACAGGAATCCAATAACTGACAAAGGAGTAGAGTGCATCTCTAATTTTCTAAGAGAGCACTTCTGTATGCTTGAGAAGCTAAGGTGaacattatttaatttcatttctatgatcatttaaataaatggatataATTGAAATATCAAACAAATAGATAAGGCACAATGGTTCCTAATACATCAAATCTAGTCAAGCAGCCATTACAATCTTCTTTTATGTCAATAATTGAGTTCTATAGTATTGAAGTGGAGCTACTGGTTAACATGTAATGGAAGTTTATGATCACTGTCTGTTTAAacaattgctaaaaaaaaaatgctaagtgCTAAATATTTAATCCAGCAATTTCAGGTCACTTTTCTGTGGTGATATATGTATCCAATGTTTGATTATATACgtgcatatttttatatagtgtcACAAACCATACATTAGTTTTTAAGAGATTATTTTAGCATAATGCAGTTGACAGGATGCAGAATGATGGTCGAATGTTTATTAGCCTTGTACCTCCATCTCAAAACCAATAAAGCAAAATTGGaaacaaaaatacactatatttccaaaagtatttggtcacctggtcataagtatggtatgtgatttttgagcattgcattccatatttagtctcaatttgctcttataattacctccactcttctgagtaGATTCTGGAGtttgcttatggatatttgtgttcatcatccACAAGAgtattacgaaaggcaggtactgatgtaggtgaggagacctggggtgcagtcagagtttcaattcatcccaaaggtgttcagtagtgatgagatcagcgctctatagcaggccactcaagatctttctctccaaagcatgtaaaccagatcttcaaggagctcactttttacacaggggcattgctatGCTggcacaggtttgggtttccaagattaagtgaatgcaaaattttattatagcacaTCCTATACATCCTATATcctaaagacgtcctatacaattgagtgcctccaactttgcggTAAACAGttctttgtggaaaagaaacacatatagcaggaaaggtcaggtgacccaatacttttgaaaatatagtgtatcttgGCTGACTATAGATGTCAATTAAAACATCTTTACAACTAGTGATTTAAATTAGGTGCATTTTGAAAAAGAATTTGtaatttatcttaaaaaaaaccttaatttatACTGTAGATGATTAGACTCTTTCGTGCCAGTTGTAATCAAATCTGTATTTTTCTAGTTTGTCCTACTGTTCTGTCACTGAAAGTGGTTGCATTGCTCTGGCCTCGGCTCTCAAACTGAACCCATCACACCTCAGAGAGCTGGAATTGACTGGAAACAAACCAGGGATCTCTGGACAGGAAAAACTTAAGGCTCTACAACAGCATAGAGACTACAGACTGGAAAAACTAAAGTgagttgttccttttttttagcCATACGCTGTTATTGTGAAATATTGTAATAGTTTGATAATCTGCAGCAACCTTTTCAGGAACCTGAAAAATTATTTAGACATTCAGGATCTCTATTAACCTGTAGAACCAGGAAGATTTTCTGTTCATTAATCTTTGTAGTTTTTTAGGATTATATTCTTTTCTGCATACATGTAACTACCAGGGTTAAGAGCTTGTCACACAAATGTATATTGGCCTGATTGCCTTAAAACATGAATGGGCCCTACTTTTATCTGTCCTACTTACACTTTAATATTAAGTCAGAACAAGCAAAGCATGTGCTCTCCAATAAATGTTGAGATATCAGAAGATTTTTCAGACATGTTGGAAGTGTTCATCTTTGCCCCATTTAAACATATCGCACTTGAATCTGTCATCGGAACCAACTCAAGTACGGCTTCTCTGAGTTTCTGTTTAAAAGGAGATTTTCATGCAGGCGGTgtaggaatgaaaaaaaaatcagtttgagACATTTTGTACAGTTACACATTAGCCAAAATCTGCACAAATTGTAGTTGCATTGCAAATGTACAATAATATCATGTTTACTTCCAATTGTACCAATACATTTACTAGTACTCCCAGAACTGTGGAATTTTTAGTCATTACgattaatttttattgttttttttattttgtaggttGTAAAAGACTATGGCCTGCATTGGACACAACTAAACATTCTCTGCCATGTACTTTTTGTCAGAGATCCCACCTTGTTCCATTCGGATCGCATCCCTTCACACTTCCGCATTGCATTCTGTGTGTTCATAGTtacgtgtgtatgtatttgtttacatttacataatgtCTCCACCCCTGTCATTGGTTAATGTctttatgtgtgtttttgttcactGCTGTTCTCACACCCATGTTTGTTCTTACACACATACTAAGCAATTCTCAGGCCAAGTTTCATAGTCTATGGTTCATCTTTCCTGGATTTTgagcttgttttgttttctcattttgttttctccttcccttccttgtttttttcctaGTTCACTAATTTCCTAATTCCTAGTTTCTGCTAATTTGCATTCCTTAGTTTGCCAGTATTTCATAAGTGTGCATATcctgcacttgcatccactATTGTGTATTCCCACATTACATTACGCCTGCCATGTGCCACTGAAATGCAcagtatgtaaatgttaaaaatgctcAAAAACAAGATGAAAGTGTGAAAGGTGAATGACTACACACTGGGCATGGTGTTCTGGCGTTTGTCTTTCACCTGAGGAGGATACCATGCAAAGTGGATGAGTGGCTGCTGTGATGGCATCAAGAACATCTGAGTAATTTTGTGCATGGAAAGATGTTTAATGACTGTACTGACTGCTGTTTGTCTAAAGCTCATGAACCTTTTAACTGTAACAATTACACTTCaggcaacaaacacacacacacacacacacacacacacacacacacacacacacaaacacacataactGGTCTTTTTGGGGTTTCTCTTTGATCTTTTTCTCTTGATCACCCTATGCCTGGAACATGTTTACATGGattagtgtataaaaaaaaaagaaaaaaaaagacaggccTTGTGTTTTCCTGTAGATGTTTTGGTAAAAGCTGCAATATAGGCAACAATATTGtacatcatattatatatattatacttcaCATACTACAGAGTTCTTATGtcaaatatatactgtaaaaattGAATGCTGAATTATACTTGTAATACActaattgttcttttttatttttgtgaagaaGTTGTTTTGTATCTGTGAATGTTCACAAATGCACCATGAAgcatttaattctttatttccatttttcgGGAACTATACGATTGTCATGCTGTAAGATTCTCCAAATCTACTGTAGATTATTACCTCCTCTAGGAACAATATCctagagaaaaatagaaaatgttttacGACATGTGGTGATAAtcagttaaataatatattgttaTGTTTTGGGACCATGTTTGGGACAAATCAGTGGCTTTAGAATATAGCTTTGTGTAGCTAACATTAATTTAGTATCCAACAGATAATGTCATCATGGTTACACTAAATTATATTCACTGTACAACTGTATTACGCTTAAAATGATACAGTCTAAGTTAGTGTcatttttacacagtgtttgTACTTAACACAGTAAAGCTTGCCGTTGATAGAATTATATTTGGAGTTGCCAGTTACTTCTTTAATACCCAATGCCCTTCTTACTCTTGGTGTAGTTCATTTCCTCTTGGTGCTTTATAGGATGTTAAAAAGTttgggatattttttttatgttatttatcgCAAGCATTGCCACTGCCTTGAATCTGCATGATACTTTATGTTTgaacaagttttaaaaaaagggaaaaaaaaggtttcttcaTGATGCCTGTAGTGTGATACCAGGCCATAATAAATTGCCTAATATTccacaatataatatacattatatcgGATCGGTGTTTCGGACCGGTGTCTGATCGGAAAGTGGCATTACTCTTTAACTGATAACTGATGGTATTTCGTTATTTTGTCTGTCCTATATATGTGAACTTTGTTATATGTTTCTGGAGTTTGTTTAACATGTATTCTTTTGTActattttttgtctattttaataacatgtctaaaataaaaatagaaaaaagaatgtgaaaaattgatttaaaaatatattataaaccCATAAAAAATTACTTTGAGTGTTTTCCTTATTCCATATTtcacaaatgtacacaaattGTAGTCTAGAACAATTAAAACTAAAAGAGAACACCAGCTGCATTTAAAACACAGCAGGCTGTTGCTCCTGGACActtgagaaaaagaaatacaactGTCTCTAAATTCCCACCAGAGCTGAAGTAATCCACTGGTCTcctcagaaagaaagaaaggaatgcTGTGTAGAAACCTCTTGAGACTTCAAACAGCACCTGCACTGATGGCTGCGTTCTCTGCAGCTTCTTCGGGCACTTTGTTGAATGGGTTAAAGGGAAAATCAAATATTCAATCAGTAAagtatttttgaaagcatttaaTCAATTGAAATATGTTTAGTGtacaaatctatattttattttgtttagttttgctCTGGGGCCTCAATGCTATTACTGGTAAGTTCTGGTAAACACCAATTGAccaataaaagaaacaacattATTGGAAATTATGTGTAAACtagatgtttttaaatataattataataaaaaatacagtgaaTCTACTTTGTCTCTTCACattcagtcattaaaaaaattcccaGACTCAAAATAGCTGCAGCAACTAATAAGCATTTCATGCTTCCTGCCCTTACAGCCTTCTGTTTTACTCTAGTAGAAACCCTAGTTTGAATTCGTAAAACATAAGTTTTGGTGTAGTTTGtgttgaaaaataattttatttgcagTAGATAATAACATTGTTAAAATAGTAATTTTTTCAAAATCAGTAATTCAATTCCTATAAAAACTAATGTCTATCCATCAGTTGCATCAATGTATTAATTTgccagataaataaatagaaataggttgttacacacacacacacacacacacacacacacacacacacacacacacacacacaattgttatATGACTGTTACCTCAATGTAAGCTTGGCactctatttttttatacctAATAATACAGCTTGAGGATTGCTAGCTATAAGGATCATGAATGGGATAATGCCTATATTCGCTAGTTAGCTGGATAACTAACTGTTGTTTACGTTGCCATCTAATTTTGACAGTCTACTGTCATATTGTGCATATTTTATTCTAAGCACTGTTGCTCAAATTAATGAAAAGAACAGCTGGCAATTATATCAAGTTATTTCATTTGCAGCGTTGTTCCTGCTGGCTGAGGTAAACCTTACTTATTttctcttgacttgacttgatttgacacacacacacacacacacacacacacacacacacactgcaggtaCCATACATGTGACAGAAAGACTGAAAGACCCTGTTTGCCTGAACAGTGGTTGTCCACACATCACACAAATGCATTCTTCTTAGATTAGACTAAAGAATTTTAATGGACTAGCTAGTGGACTGTGATTAGATAGGGAGAGACAGGCAAGAAATCCACAGCACACAGTgtacgtgtgcatgtgtgtgtgtgtgtgtgtgtgtgttgacattAAAAATGACTGAATCTCTCAGAATTACCATTTCCCTCATAgactgtgtatattttatattctactGCTTATCAGAGTACTAGAATAGTAGTCAAGATCTCagttaaacacatttatcaaCCTGCAAGGTATAGTCCAGCcagaaataaaatgcacacaatgTCTTTTTTATGCCATGTTCAGTTGATCAGCCAAGACTTGCTTGTTGTCTACGGTTTTCCTCTTTAGATTTGCACTGGAGATGATGAAATTGAAACTATATTATTTTCTTAATCAATTATTCCTTACAATGTTACGCTGCAAAAGTATGACATCTTAGCAAGTGGAAATAGTCGAATTTAGCTAGTATTTCCTTCCGAGTCAACCCATATATAAgattataaaatttatttttaagccaTTTAAATTCAATGAGAGCTTGAAATAGTACTCTGAGTCTATATATAGTTTTGCTCAGTGCTTGAATTGAGTCAAGTTTTATGGGGGGGTTACAGTTCCAGATAAAGCCGCCAGCATCTGGGTGCTGCGTAGGAAACGTCACGAGGGGGTGTTTCCCCAGCAACTGCCATGCTGGCGGGGTACAATAAGCCGCGATAgcagacacgtaaaccttcagggttgatGGAGCcaaccctgcggcaaactgttcctgcaggaactccagagctgaaccaaccgggcagttaactgggtccaactggtggtgctcacaccacgtggTGAACAGATGCCATTTAGGAATGGAAAATGGTCTCTACTACCTCTAAAACCTtggggtggagcctccattccccaggcctcggcccTTGGCCTTGAAAGGGTGTCTGCTCTCCAGTTCAACCGACCCGGGATGTAAACTGCTCTTAATGAGAGAAGTTTCCCCTGGGACAAAAGGAGGATCTGCCacgccagcctgtacagggggcgaGACTGGAGATCCCCCTGGCAGTTGATGTATGAGACCACCGACATGGTGTCCATTCGGACCAACACGTGGCGACCTCCTAGGTCTCGGTGGATGTGTTCCAGTGCCAAGAACATGGCCATTATCTCCAGGCAGTTAATGTGCCATGAAAGATGTGACTTGTCCCACCGACCCACACTGTGAGGGATGCGTCTGTCGTTAGCATTACGCGATGACAAGGAGTTTCCAGGATggggccttgagacaggaaGGTAGGTTCTCTCCATACTTCTAAAGCCTGCAGGGCTCGCTGTGAGACCTTAAAAGTACGGAACGGATTGCCCTTTCGGCAGAAACCCTCTGCCTCtaagccaccactggaggggtctcaaaTGGAGAAGGCCAAGTGAGATCACACTGGTTGCTGCTGCCATGAGACCGAGCaacctctggaactgcctcacagtcaGTAACTGGCCTAATTTTACTCTCTTGGCTGCAGTGCGGATCACTCCGTCCCGACAGGAGTGCCCGCATTGTGCCCGCAACATGGTTAAGTCCGCACTATgcccaagaaggtggttctctgtaccttagaaagcacactcttctttgCGTTTTGTCCTAATACCAATTCCTTTATGTGGGCGAGAACAACATCTTGATGCCAGACCGCCTGAAACCAATCGTTGATATAGTTGATATATAGTTATAGCAGTTCAAAGAACATAGATCTAGGATCGGGCGCATGCCACCATCCTTTTTCAGAACAacaaagtactggctgtagtagCTTGACTCTTTGACTAAGGGAGGAACCatctcgatggcccctttccttaGTAGGGTGTACACTTAcagttccaggaccagagcctgcttgtgtCCCACCATGGTAGGACACAACCCGTTGAACCGGGCTGGGGGGGATACAAACTGAATTGAGTAGCCCTTCTCTATTGTGCGCAGGACCCACCAAGATACATCTGGCAGGCCTTCCCAAGCTGCCAGTAAATCTCTTAGGGGAACTCTCTGACCCTCCCAGAGCAGCTGGAGCAGTGTCTACATCCGCAGCGATCTTTCGGGCCGGAATGGAGGGACACACCCGCAGGAGGGGAGGCTGCACTCTGAAGAACTCTTGTGGCACCCAGTGGGAACAGAAGGAGCAACCCGGTGGAGGACTGTACTGCTAAAACGCCGCCAACTGTGTTTTGGACTCCTAAAACCTGTCGACTACCGTGCCTACCGCGGCGCCGAACAGGCCAGAAGTAGCTATCGAGGCATTCAGCAGAAAGATATGGGTTCTCCCAAGACCTAGACACCTTGGTGTGTAGGTCGAGAAAAAACGGTAGGCGGCTGTGCCGTGGGACACAGGAAACACTCATCCGGCTTACTGGGAAC
The DNA window shown above is from Silurus meridionalis isolate SWU-2019-XX chromosome 12, ASM1480568v1, whole genome shotgun sequence and carries:
- the LOC124394394 gene encoding NLR family CARD domain-containing protein 3-like isoform X7, giving the protein MTSNCIMVSTQKVSLQRMAAMNKSPPLEVPKSGLAEYETLASKHQADPLCENMQPTSPVWSCVSMKSDHSMNPPLKFQKESSSIPSVQPTSPVSSCVSMKSNNSMDPPLKFQEESSSIPSVQPTSPVWSCVSMKSARSMNPPLKFQRESSSFPRLQPSSPDSGCMSMKSNNSMEPPLKFQEQSSSIPRHYPSSFWTIQQERSQTSTPSCASVKSDWSMDLPDSLNKSSRHSNRTKLPRKPKKQLFMSMNDFAHDSERTIQQERSHTLASSSASGKSDWSMDLPDSFNKSSWHRNRNQTKNQPRKPRKNRYGTSKNMSYSAPDSQNSPPTSTLSSCVSMKSDYSMDHPPIKLQEESSSIPRVQPTSTLSSCVSMKSDNSMNPPLKFHEELSSSIKISCLSINDDNSMEPPPKLQSETSQLPRCSKFPDKEICMKLKSSLKNRFQQLPDGLQRYGHSTLLSEIYTELYITEGGSGEVNNEHEVRQIETASRLYQLADDKPIKCNDIFKPIQEHRVIRTVMTKGVAGIGKTVSVQKFILDWAEGTANQDVHFIFPLPFRELNLVKNQHFSLDDLVHYFFPELKEIKFTNVTNHNIVFIFDGLDEHRFLQDFHNSMIVSEANIPTSIDVLLTNLIKGNLLPAALIWITTRPAAASQIPYEWISQVTEIRGFNDPQKEEYLRKYIRDETLANDVINHLKLSRSLYIMCHIPVFCWISATVLEKMLKEAEGKAIPKTLTQMYTHFLIIQTCIRKKKYNETQQRDEIEMIVKLGELAFKQLIKGNLIFYEEDLKECSINVRDAVLHSGVCTRIIKKDSELLYNKGNVYCFVHLSIQEHLAALYVHVTFSNGNKTVLTQWSPTRCAISFPCPSLTDLHKSAVDKTLQCKSGEFDLFLRFLLGISLESNQTLLQELLPQISPCGSQSVQDTIEYIKIRLRMNLNPEKFINLFHCLNELNDFSLEEEIQNLQKSRLLAKTKLSPSQWAALVFVLLTSGNALDVFDLRKYSMDKTDECLHRMLPVVMASRTAEVRNCNLVNKGFQALASALSSKSSCLRELKLSGNVLHQSGIQIISEGLQCPHCKLEILELSDCQIQAEDWISLFSALDSNPSHLRHLDLSFNPLHEAGTSHLSNALQNPHCRLETLKLYSCQINSQSCANLAAGLKNNSSLIELDLSKNMLKPNGIRCLSAFLKNPSCKVKVLSLADCGITSAGCGYCLML
- the LOC124394394 gene encoding NLR family CARD domain-containing protein 3-like isoform X5, with protein sequence MTSNCIMVSTQKVSLQRMAAMNKSPPLEVPKSGLAEYETLASKHQADPLCENMQPTSPVWSCVSMKSDHSMNPPLKFQKESSSIPSVQPTSPVSTCVSMKSNNSMDPPLKFQEESSSISSIPPTSPVWSCVSMKSDHSMNPPLKFQKESSSIPSVQPTSPVWSCVSMKSARSMNPPLKFQRESSSFPRLQPSSPDSGCMSMKSNNSMEPPLKFQEQSSSIPRHYPSSFWTIQQERSQTSTPSCASVKSDWSMDLPDSLNKSSRHSNRTKLPRKPKKQLFMSMNDFAHDSERTIQQERSHTLASSSASGKSDWSMDLPDSFNKSSWHRNRNQTKNQPRKPRKNRYGTSKNMSYSAPDSQNSPPTSTLSSCVSMKSDYSMDHPPIKLQEESSSIPRVQPTSTLSSCVSMKSDNSMNPPLKFHEELSSSIKISCLSINDDNSMEPPPKLQSETSQLPRCSKFPDKEICMKLKSSLKNRFQQLPDGLQRYGHSTLLSEIYTELYITEGGSGEVNNEHEVRQIETASRLYQLADDKPIKCNDIFKPIQEHRVIRTVMTKGVAGIGKTVSVQKFILDWAEGTANQDVHFIFPLPFRELNLVKNQHFSLDDLVHYFFPELKEIKFTNVTNHNIVFIFDGLDEHRFLQDFHNSMIVSEANIPTSIDVLLTNLIKGNLLPAALIWITTRPAAASQIPYEWISQVTEIRGFNDPQKEEYLRKYIRDETLANDVINHLKLSRSLYIMCHIPVFCWISATVLEKMLKEAEGKAIPKTLTQMYTHFLIIQTCIRKKKYNETQQRDEIEMIVKLGELAFKQLIKGNLIFYEEDLKECSINVRDAVLHSGVCTRIIKKDSELLYNKGNVYCFVHLSIQEHLAALYVHVTFSNGNKTVLTQWSPTRCAISFPCPSLTDLHKSAVDKTLQCKSGEFDLFLRFLLGISLESNQTLLQELLPQISPCGSQSVQDTIEYIKIRLRMNLNPEKFINLFHCLNELNDFSLEEEIQNLQKSRLLAKTKLSPSQWAALVFVLLTSGNALDVFDLRKYSMDKTDECLHRMLPVVMASRTAEVRNCNLVNKGFQALASALSSKSSCLRELKLSGNVLHQSGIQIISEGLQCPHCKLEILELSDCQIQAEDWISLFSALDSNPSHLRHLDLSFNPLHEAGTSHLSNALQNPHCRLETLKLYSCQINSQSCANLAAGLKNNSSLIELDLSKNMLKPNGIRCLSAFLKNPSCKVKVLSLADCGITSAGCGYCLML